Below is a genomic region from bacterium.
TCCCTGTTTATTCAATTTATTGCACCTGTGCTGATACTGCCTCTTTTCAACAAATTCACACCTCTCGAACAAGGTGAACTTAAAAATAAAATTATTGCTTTTGCAGATAAGGTAAAATTCCCCCTTTCAAATATTTTTGTAATGGACGGATCCAGGCGTACGGCCAAATCAAATGCATTTTTTACCGGATTCGGAAAACACCGCCGTATTGCACTATACGATACACTGATACAGAACCATACTACAGACCAGCTGGTTGCAGTACTTGCTCATGAAATAGGGCATTACAAGAAAAAACATATACTTAAAGGTACAATTATTTCAATTGTTCACAGCGGAATATTATTCTTCCTGATTTCAATCTTTCTCCATTCCAGAGGCCTTTTTAATGCCTTTTACATGGAACATACCTCTGTTTATGCCGGGCTTCTCTTCTTCGGGCTGCTTTACACACCGGTTGAATTAGTATTGTCAATTGTGATGAATTATGTATCACGGAAACATGAGTTTGAAGCAGACCGCTTTGCCGCAGAAAATACCGGTAGGGCTCAGGATCTTGTATCTGCGCTGAAAAAGCTTTCTGCAGACAACCTTTCAAACCTCAATCCTCACCCTTTTACAGTATTTATGAACTATTCCCACCCGCCTGTTCTTGAGAGGATAATAGCTCTAAATAAATTTAACGGCAAATAAATTTCAAAAGGTTATATTGTGAAAAAATCAATATTTATTTTAATGATAATTCCTCTGCTGATTTTAATTTCCTGTAAATCAAAAAACAATTCATCTGAGAAGATGAAGATTATTTCAGTTCTGCAATCTCAGCAGAATGCATGGAACAGAGGGGATATTGAAGAG
It encodes:
- a CDS encoding M48 family metallopeptidase produces the protein MNSYAIIILTALLLEFSLSLISDILNLRHLKNELPDEFKDVYDEKKYRLSQAYLKVNTYFGFISSGFMFGITLLFWFAKGFNFLDTQIRSLGLHPIWNGLIFVGTLIFLRTLLSLPFDIFSTFVIEEKFGFNKTTAKTFIFDLLKGIGLSILIGAPLFAGILAFFQYAGPLAWLWSWAAVTLFSLFIQFIAPVLILPLFNKFTPLEQGELKNKIIAFADKVKFPLSNIFVMDGSRRTAKSNAFFTGFGKHRRIALYDTLIQNHTTDQLVAVLAHEIGHYKKKHILKGTIISIVHSGILFFLISIFLHSRGLFNAFYMEHTSVYAGLLFFGLLYTPVELVLSIVMNYVSRKHEFEADRFAAENTGRAQDLVSALKKLSADNLSNLNPHPFTVFMNYSHPPVLERIIALNKFNGK